TAAAAGGCTAAAGATAATAAGCCCTAATCAACTTGATTAGCTTTAAAGTATGGGTTTTAGGCAGTCGTTTAAGCTTGATACTTATAAAAGACTCATCAAGAATATCACCCAAGGAAGAGGTCATTATGTCTACAACTAATCCCACCAATACATCCAAAGCGCTGTTCACGACTAGTGAGCATGGTCAAAAAATGTATGAACAAGTCAAAGATTTTATTGCTAACGAAATTGAGCCAATAGAAGCCCAGTTTTGGCAGGATTGCCATGAGCAAAACCCTGATGGTAACTGGGAGAACTGGCATTGGCCAGAAGCGTATGAGACCTTACGTAAAAAGGCACGCAAGGCTGGTGTTTGGAATCTGTTTTTGCCTGATGATGAGTTAGGAGCTGGGCTATCGGTTACCGATTATGCGCCTATCGCTGAACTAACAGGACGTAGTTTGCTTGCGCCTTACGTCTTTAACTGCAACGCTCCTGATAGTGGTAATATGGAGTTGTTGTGGCGTTATGGTACACAGCAGCAGCAAGATAAATGGCTAACTCCGATATTAGAAGGCAAGACCCGTTCCGTATTTTGCATGACTGAGCCTGATGTCGCTTCTAGTGACGCGACTAATATGCAAGCGACCGCCGTAGTTGAAGGCGATGAAATTGTAATTAATGGTAGCAAATGGTGGTCGTCAGGACTTGGTGATCCGGCCGTTGATCTGTTGATCGTTATGGCTTATACCCCGGATGAGAGCAAAGATCGCCATCATCAGCACTCGATGGTATTGGTGCCTGCTAAGACCGAAGGCGTCAAAATTGAGCGTATGCTAAAGGTATTCGGTGATTATGATGCGCCGCATGGTCATGGTGAAGTTAGCTTTAATAATGTACGGGTGCCAGCGCATAGCTTTATTGGTGGGCCTGGTATGGGGTTTGAAATTGCCCAAGGCCGCCTGGGACCAGGTCGTATTCACCACTGTATGCGCTGTATTGGCGCGGCTGAAAAATCATTGGAGCTCGCCATTCACCGTGGTATGGAGCGTACGGCTTTTGGCAAGCCGTTACTACAATTGGGCGGTAATTTAGAGCGGATAGCGGATGCTCGTATCAAGATTGATCAAGCACGTCTACTGACCTTATATGCAGCGCAAAAGATGGACAGTCAAGGTACCAAAGCCGCTTTGACTGAGATTTCAGCGATTAAAGTAGTCGCGCCCACCGTACTCCAAGAAGTCGCTGATATGGCGATTCAGATCTATGGTGGTATGGGCGTTTGTCAAGATACGCTATTGCCGAGTTTTTATGCGCAAGGTCGAGCGCTACGCTTGGCTGATGGTCCAGATGAGGTGCATAAAAATATGATTGCCAAGTTAGAATTAAAACGTCAAGGCTTTCGCCGCAAGTCTAAATAGCCAGAAGTTTAAATAAGATTGGTTATTATTTATAATAGCCTAAGCAATAACAAATAACCGACTTTGAAGTGGTTAACATAACCCTAAATCTCAAAGTCGGTATTTATTGTTAACAGATATATTATTTAACAACTGAATATTTTTATAATTATAGATAGCAAAATTCTATAGTAGATAAACGATACATGATAAGGAATGTCGCATGGTAGCCCAAAACGATAAGCAAAATAGTGGAAAAAATAAAGCTAATATTGACAATGATAGTAAGCAATCTATTTCAAATAAAAAAGTTAGTGCAGAGGTGCTCGATAAAGGGGGCGAGATTCGTAATGGCGAAGAGCTGGATGCGCAAGCTATCAGTGACTGGCTACGAGAGCAAGGTATCGAAGTTGCTGGCGAGCCTCAAGTGACTCAATTCTCAGGTGGCGCCTCTAACTGGACCTATCGCCTACAATATGAAAATTATGATCTGATTTTGCGTCGCCCTCCTAAAGGCACTAAAGCTAAGTCCGCTCATGATATGGTGCGTGAAT
This sequence is a window from Psychrobacter jeotgali. Protein-coding genes within it:
- a CDS encoding acyl-CoA dehydrogenase family protein; this translates as MSTTNPTNTSKALFTTSEHGQKMYEQVKDFIANEIEPIEAQFWQDCHEQNPDGNWENWHWPEAYETLRKKARKAGVWNLFLPDDELGAGLSVTDYAPIAELTGRSLLAPYVFNCNAPDSGNMELLWRYGTQQQQDKWLTPILEGKTRSVFCMTEPDVASSDATNMQATAVVEGDEIVINGSKWWSSGLGDPAVDLLIVMAYTPDESKDRHHQHSMVLVPAKTEGVKIERMLKVFGDYDAPHGHGEVSFNNVRVPAHSFIGGPGMGFEIAQGRLGPGRIHHCMRCIGAAEKSLELAIHRGMERTAFGKPLLQLGGNLERIADARIKIDQARLLTLYAAQKMDSQGTKAALTEISAIKVVAPTVLQEVADMAIQIYGGMGVCQDTLLPSFYAQGRALRLADGPDEVHKNMIAKLELKRQGFRRKSK